The DNA region ATTCTAGGTGCCAAGAACACAGTGCACATCAAAGGGAGTCGGGGGTCCCTGTTCTAATAGAGCTCAGTCTTGTGGTGTGAGTGGGGGTGTGATGAACCAAACTGTGAGTGTTCTTTGCATCCCTACTACTACTACTGGTGGTCTAAGCTTCCTGACCCCTCACGTGGATGACAACACattgtgtttttcctttcttgcCAGCCCTCCAGAAAAACCTGCCAGAGAAATTAGATCACAAGTCAGATCAGATCCATCTCTTACTCAAAACCCTTCTGCGACCCTCCATTGCACTTGGACTCAAACCCAAACTCCTCTCCACGGCTGACAAGGCCTTGCAGGATCTGCTCCTACCCCTAGACATCACCTCTTCCCCATCTTCATACAGTCCTCTTGGCTTAAAATATTCCCCTACCTGATCACTTGATTTATTCATCTCAGGTCTCACACATGTCATTTAAACATGCCCtcttggttgggcacagtggctgacgcctgtactctcagcactttgggaggccaaggtgggcggatcacttgagcccagttcaagcccagcctgggcaacatagcaacaaaaccccgtctctacaagtacaaaaaattagccaggtgtggtggtgcatgcctgcagtcctcagctacttgggaggctgagtaggatcacctgggcccaagacttggaggctgcagtgagccatgactatgCAACtgcacgcactccagcctggatgagagaccttgactcaaaaagaaaaaaggctgggtgctgtggctcacgcctgtaatcccagcactttgggaggctgagacgggtgatcacgatgtcaagagatggagaccatcctggccaacatagggaaaacccatctctactaaaaatacaaaaaattagctaggcgtggtggcacatgcctgtagtcccagctactccgggggctgaggcaggagaatggtgcgaacccaggaggttgagattgcagtgagccgaaattgcgccactgcactccagcctggcgacagtgcgagactccatctcaataaaaaataaaataaagaaaaaagaaaaacaaaaaaagagtccCTCTCTGGGATGCTACTGTATCTGTCCACATCCTCCCCCTTTGTAAACTGCTAGAAGGCAGAAAGCATGTCTTGAACACCACAGAGACAAAAATAGCCAAGATTCACACACTTATTGTAAGCCAGATGTTGATCTACACCCTTTAACCCTCACAGCAGCTCTGAAGATGGCAGAGATTAAATTAGTAGTTCAAAGGCCAGCCACCCAGTAAATGGATTAGGGAAAAAAAGGTCCAAACTCAGGCATTCAAAGTCCACAGCCCACGGGCTTTACCCTGGTGGATGCTATTTCCCAAGAACTGGCAGGTCCAGAAACTAGCTGAATGAGTAAGTGGGGTTCAGAAGTGCTGGGAGGCTCAGTTGCTAGAAGGGAACCCTGAATCAGCCCCAGAGGTAATCTAACTTTTGGGAACACCGAAACATCACTATATCCAATCACAGATGTGATTAGGTTACCAAGTCTAGCCAGGCAATCACAGAGGTACAAACCAGACCATGCACCCAGTGTAATATTTCTAAAACTGAGGCGGACCAGATTCCTGCCCTGGACTCTAAGGCCACAGCTGGTACCAAGTTCAGGGAATGACCAGGTTCACCTTCTATACAAACCTCTTCCGCCACCCATCCCTTCCATTGCTGCCTCCATAACAAACGTCTCACCACAATGATTCCTGCTACCTTCTCTGTTTAGGTATGAAATGATGAAAAAGAATGACTCGAGGGGACTGATCAAGTTACTTAGGATAGGGAATAACTGCACTTCTACACCTGAAGCCCCAGGATCTGTGGCTACTGTTTCTTCACAGAAAATTTCTCTTGTAGTTTACCATTTCTTCCCCCCCTAACAAGggcttttctgccttttctgcctCACTGTTCTTCCAGGGGACACAGCACCAACCTCTCCCTGAGGTCTTGCAAATAAAGATGAAACAATGCGATGACTGAACTAAGTGGCTTTTTATTAGAGAAAGCCGGAATTACAAAGGACTTAAGAATTGGCATTGGGGCCCTTCTTCTTGCCAAAGGTGGGCACAACGTTGACAAAGCGCCGGTTGTACTGCATCCGGCGCTTAGCCCGACcggtcttcttcttcttcttctcctgttTGGCCACCTGAAGAAGGGAGGGTTAATCAGGCCCTGGTTTCTGTCTTCCACACCTAGCATCCTTTCCCTCAGGCTCATCTCCAGGGAGGGAGAAGGCAAACCAGGTAAGAGCCCAGGGACTTGGTTTAGCTGTGACAGGAAAACACAAAGTCCAAACACCATGACCACTAATACTCTCACTCACCTTAGGAGTCTGACCTCGCACTTTCCCAGCACGGGCCAGGGAACCATGGACTTTACCTGTAATGGGAAAGGAAGGAACCAGCAGGTAAGACCAAGAAGGTGCCACCCAGCAGAACCCCTCTTTCCTCAATTCAAGCCTTTCAAGAGAAGCTGGGCCCAATACGTAACGAGAACAAAGCTGCAGATATCTGACCTTCAAATCTTAAGTTTCATTTCAGGATTTTCCAGTTTCTAACTTTCTAGAGCACTTTGGAGACCCTGGTCTGACCTAATTTTAGTGGGGAAACTGATAACCAAACTAGGATCTCGTGATGTGACTGAAATACAACTACACTCTGGCTCAGTCTCCCATGGACGTCTGTGTTCAACATGAGGGATGTAAACAGGAAGAATCACTCTGAACTGAGGACAGTGAGAAGTACTCTGTTACCATAGGTGTGACACTCAGCTGCCAGGACTATGCACCCCACACTCACTAGACGCTTACCGGTAGTTCAAAGAACATTTCTCTCTCACTCACCTCCAAGCATGCGGCCTGCTACTTCCAGGGTAGTCAGGGCCTCCACCCCACACTGGCCCAGAGTGGCCTCATCCTCCAGGGGGGTGCCTGCCAGGAGCACGACTTGATCTTCCGGGGCAATGCCCTCCAGTGAAGCTACATGAGCCTACAGGGAAAGATAAGGCTCGTAAGTGTTCCCTCGGGCCGCGAGGGTGAAGAGCACAAGAAAATGGAACCCAGGGCGTACCAAGCAGCCTTACCTTGATCTGGGCGACCGTTTCCTGGCCGGTCACCTCGAGGGTGTGTAGCTCCTGGGCGCGGACAAAGAGCTGCATGTTGACGACTGAGTAAAGAAAGACGGCTTGTAAGAGAAGCGAAGAAATGCTCTGGGATAAAGAAGGTTTGGGAATGGAAAGCGGTCCAGAAACGACAGCGACGGGATGGAGGTGGTCGCGGCGGCTCATGTGGGGAAGGCCAGGCCTCCCGAGGAGTTCGGATAAGGACTGGAGCAGGGCCACACAGCCGGCCCCGTTCTTCAGTTTCCCCCGCGCCCTCTGACCCCGCAGCCAACCTGCTACAAGCCCTTCGGATCCAGCCAAGGCCCTATTCTTACCTGAACCGTGGGCCCAGCTGCCGCTACCGCGAAGATGGAGTCGAGAAAGAGGAAGAAGCGACGGTGCGTCTGCACAGACCTCGAGCTGCGTATCACGTCACTGCCGAGCGACCGCGCCGGTCTCTGATATTTGTACCGCCCAAGGCGACCCTAGCTCCGCCCCTTTACGCTCGCACAGGCAAGCCTGCCAGGGGCGGGCAGCTCGCGCAGGAGGGGGCGGGACCAGACAGTTGCGTGCACAGACGGCTGGCGTGGGAGGTCAAGATGGCAGTTACCATGCTCCGGGCTGCGCTACGGGGATGGAGAACCGGTGTCCAGCGGGGCTGCGGGCTACGGCTGTTGGTGAGAGCGCTGAGCGAGGAGCTGAGGGCATCGCGTGGGTGTGAGGCTCACTGTTAATCATTGTTAACCCCGAAAACTAAGGCATTCCTGTTTGGGGCCTTAGTTTTGCCGTTTTCGATCGGAAGAACTTGTCTCCCGATCGAGTGTAGATACAGAAACGAGAGGGAAAGTGGTAGACTGCAGTGCTCTTTGGGAGCACTTAACACAGTGCCTAGCACTGTGTATATAAGCCAAAACGTTTCAGATAAGGGGCGGGATCCTAGCATGAGTGTGCGTAGGGAATTATTgccttaattcttttctttttttctttttcttttttttttttttgagagggagtctcgttctgttgcgcaggctggagtgcagtggcacgatctcggcttgctgccagctccgcctcccgggttcacgccatcctcctgcctcaacctcctgagtagctgggactacaggcggccgccaccacgccaggctaatgtttttgtatttttagtagagatgggagtttcaccgtgttaaccaagatggtctcgatctcctgacctcgcgatccgcccgcctcggcctcctaaagtactgggattacaggcgtgagccaccgcgcccagctgattgCCTTAATTCTTAAGGCAATCATAAGATTAAACACCACTATATCCAATCACAGATGTGATTAGGTGAGCAAGGCCAGCCAGGCAATCATGGAGGTACAAACAAGGCTACGCTgccaatgtaataataatatctatttctaAAACCGAGGCAGAAAGTTAAGCCTTAAGTTTCTAAAGGCTTGATTGACTTTTCGGAAGTCTACACATACTCTTGAATCCCACCGAAATCCTAAGAGAGGCAGACCATTCAGAGTATCTGAGCCTCCTTTCCATCCCATCTGTACCCTGCACCGTGGAAAACCAAAAACTGGTGCTATCTTATGTCAACTTAAATAACagactctaaaataaaatggtatttattCGGGAATGGGTGTAGACTATGTGCTTATCAGGCAGGTAAaagaagacaaaggtttttaacagaaaaatgggccaggcacggtggctcatgcctgtagttccagcac from Rhinopithecus roxellana isolate Shanxi Qingling chromosome 15, ASM756505v1, whole genome shotgun sequence includes:
- the FAU gene encoding ubiquitin-like protein fubi and ribosomal protein S30 — encoded protein: MQLFVRAQELHTLEVTGQETVAQIKAHVASLEGIAPEDQVVLLAGTPLEDEATLGQCGVEALTTLEVAGRMLGGKVHGSLARAGKVRGQTPKVAKQEKKKKKTGRAKRRMQYNRRFVNVVPTFGKKKGPNANS